A stretch of Manis javanica isolate MJ-LG chromosome 1, MJ_LKY, whole genome shotgun sequence DNA encodes these proteins:
- the PRADC1 gene encoding protease-associated domain-containing protein 1, with protein MVPGAAGWCCLVLWLPACVVAHGLRIHDYLYFQVLSPGDIRYIFTATPAKDFGGIFHTRYEQIHLVPAEPSEACGELSNGFFIQDQIALVERGGCSFLSKTRVVQEHGGRAVIISDNAVDNDSFYVEMIQDSTQRTADIPALFLLGRDGYMIRRSLEQHGLPWAIISIPVNVTSIPTFELLQPPWTFW; from the exons ATGGTCCCCGGCGCCGCGGGCTGGTGTTGTCTCGTGCTCTGGCTCCCCGCGTGCGTCGTGGCTCACG GCTTACGCATCCATGATTATTTGTACTTCCAAGTACTGAGTCCTGGGGACATTAGATACATCTTCACAGCCACACCTGCCAAGGACTTTGGTGGTATCTTT CACACAAGGTATGAGCAGATTCACCTTGTCCCTGCAGAACCTTCAGAGGCCTGCGGGGAACTCAGCAACGGTTTCTTCATCCAGGACCAGATCGCTCTGGTGGAGAGGGG GGGCTGCTCCTTCCTCTCCAAGACCCGAGTGGTACAGGAGCATGGCGGGCGGGCAGTGATCATCTCGGACAATGCAGTTGACAATGACAGCTTCTACGTGGAGATGATCCAGGACAGTACCCAGCGCACAGCTGACATCCCTGCTCTCTTCCTGCTCGGCCGAGACGG CTACATGATCCGCCGCTCCCTGGAACAGCATGGGCTGCCATGGGCCATCATTTCCATCCCAGTCAATGTCACCAGCATCCCCACCTTTGAGCTGCTGCAACCGCCTTGGACCTTCTGGTAG
- the SMYD5 gene encoding protein-lysine N-trimethyltransferase SMYD5 isoform X2: MAASVCDVYAFCVGVAGPARVAVEVRYVSSAKGKGLFATQLIRKGETVFVEQPLVAAQFLWNALYRYRACDHCLRALEKAEENAQRLTGKPGQVLPHPELCTVRKDLHQNCPHCQVMYCSAECRLAAAEQYHQVLCPGPSQDDPLHPLNKLQEAWRSVHYPPETASIMLMARMVATVKQAKDKDRWIRLFSQFCNKTANEEDEIVHKLLGDKFKWFTPDGFRSLFALVGTNGQGIGTSSLSQWVHACDALELKPQDREQLDAFIDQLYKDIEAATGEFLNCEGSGLFVLQSCCNHSCVPNAETSFPENNFLLHVTALEDIKPGEEICISYLDCCQRERSRHSRHKILRENYLFVCSCPKCLAEADEPNVTSEEEEDEEEEEGEPEDAELGDEMTDV, encoded by the exons GGAAAAGGGCTGTTCGCCACACAGCTAATCCGGAAAGGAGAGACCGTCTTCGTAGAACAGCCCCTGGTGGCTGCACAGTTTCTCTGGAATGCACTTTATCGCTATCGAG CCTGTGACCACTGCCTTCGGGCCctggagaaggcagaggagaaTGCCCAGAGGCTGACCGGGAAACCAGGCCAGGTTCTGCCTCACCCGGAATTGTGCACTGTGCGCAAGGACCTCCATCAGAACTGTCCCCACTGCCAG GTGATGTATTGCAGTGCCGAATGCCGGCTGGCAGCTGCTGAGCAATACCATCAGGTCCTGTGCCCAGGTCCCTCCCAGGATGACCCCCTGCACCCTCTCAATAAGCTGCAGGAGGCATGGAG gAGTGTTCACTATCCCCCTGAGACTGCAAGCATCATGTTGATGGCCCGGATGGTGGCCACAGTGAAGCAG GCTAAGGATAAGGATCGTTGGATCAGGCTCTTCTCCCAGTTCTGTAATAAAACAGCCAATGAGGAGGATGAAATTGTCCACAAACTCCTTGGGGACAAATTCAAG TGGTTCACTCCAGATGGATTCCGGTCTCTCTTTGCTCTTGTTGGGACCAATGGCCAAGGAATCGGGACCAG CTCACTGAGCCAGTGGGTCCATGCCTGTGACGCTCTGGAGCTGAAGCCTCAGGACCGCGAGCAGCTAGATGCCTTCATTGACCAGCTATACAAGGACATCGAGGCAG CAACTGGCGAGTTTCTTAACTGTGAAGGATCTGGCCTCTTTGTGCTTCAGAGCTGCT GCAACCACAGCTGTGTCCCCAATGCAGAGACCTCCTTCCCAGAAAACAACTTCCTTTTGCATGTCACCGCCTTGGAGGATATTAAGCCAGGAGAG GAGATCTGTATCAGCTACTTAGACTGCTGTCAGCGGGAGCGCAGCCGTCATAGCCGCCACAAGATCCTCAG GGAGAACTATCTGTTTGTCTGTTCCTGCCCCAAATGCCTGGCAGAGGCTGATGAACCCAATGTGAcatcagaggaggaggaggatgaagaggaggaggaaggagagccaGAAGATGCAGAGCTGGGTGATGAGATGACTGATGTGTGA
- the SMYD5 gene encoding protein-lysine N-trimethyltransferase SMYD5 isoform X1, giving the protein MAASVCDVYAFCVGVAGPARVAVEVRYVSSAKGKGLFATQLIRKGETVFVEQPLVAAQFLWNALYRYRACDHCLRALEKAEENAQRLTGKPGQVLPHPELCTVRKDLHQNCPHCQVMYCSAECRLAAAEQYHQVLCPGPSQDDPLHPLNKLQEAWRSVHYPPETASIMLMARMVATVKQAKDKDRWIRLFSQFCNKTANEEDEIVHKLLGDKFKGQLELLRTLFTEALYEEALSQWFTPDGFRSLFALVGTNGQGIGTSSLSQWVHACDALELKPQDREQLDAFIDQLYKDIEAATGEFLNCEGSGLFVLQSCCNHSCVPNAETSFPENNFLLHVTALEDIKPGEEICISYLDCCQRERSRHSRHKILRENYLFVCSCPKCLAEADEPNVTSEEEEDEEEEEGEPEDAELGDEMTDV; this is encoded by the exons GGAAAAGGGCTGTTCGCCACACAGCTAATCCGGAAAGGAGAGACCGTCTTCGTAGAACAGCCCCTGGTGGCTGCACAGTTTCTCTGGAATGCACTTTATCGCTATCGAG CCTGTGACCACTGCCTTCGGGCCctggagaaggcagaggagaaTGCCCAGAGGCTGACCGGGAAACCAGGCCAGGTTCTGCCTCACCCGGAATTGTGCACTGTGCGCAAGGACCTCCATCAGAACTGTCCCCACTGCCAG GTGATGTATTGCAGTGCCGAATGCCGGCTGGCAGCTGCTGAGCAATACCATCAGGTCCTGTGCCCAGGTCCCTCCCAGGATGACCCCCTGCACCCTCTCAATAAGCTGCAGGAGGCATGGAG gAGTGTTCACTATCCCCCTGAGACTGCAAGCATCATGTTGATGGCCCGGATGGTGGCCACAGTGAAGCAG GCTAAGGATAAGGATCGTTGGATCAGGCTCTTCTCCCAGTTCTGTAATAAAACAGCCAATGAGGAGGATGAAATTGTCCACAAACTCCTTGGGGACAAATTCAAG GGCCAGCTGGAACTTCTACGGACACTCTTCACAGAGGCCCTTTATGAGGAAGCACTCAGCCAG TGGTTCACTCCAGATGGATTCCGGTCTCTCTTTGCTCTTGTTGGGACCAATGGCCAAGGAATCGGGACCAG CTCACTGAGCCAGTGGGTCCATGCCTGTGACGCTCTGGAGCTGAAGCCTCAGGACCGCGAGCAGCTAGATGCCTTCATTGACCAGCTATACAAGGACATCGAGGCAG CAACTGGCGAGTTTCTTAACTGTGAAGGATCTGGCCTCTTTGTGCTTCAGAGCTGCT GCAACCACAGCTGTGTCCCCAATGCAGAGACCTCCTTCCCAGAAAACAACTTCCTTTTGCATGTCACCGCCTTGGAGGATATTAAGCCAGGAGAG GAGATCTGTATCAGCTACTTAGACTGCTGTCAGCGGGAGCGCAGCCGTCATAGCCGCCACAAGATCCTCAG GGAGAACTATCTGTTTGTCTGTTCCTGCCCCAAATGCCTGGCAGAGGCTGATGAACCCAATGTGAcatcagaggaggaggaggatgaagaggaggaggaaggagagccaGAAGATGCAGAGCTGGGTGATGAGATGACTGATGTGTGA